The following coding sequences lie in one Drosophila kikkawai strain 14028-0561.14 unplaced genomic scaffold, DkikHiC1v2 scaffold_242, whole genome shotgun sequence genomic window:
- the LOC138929488 gene encoding uncharacterized protein codes for MINQVEEEQEILDEDAEGAAVEKRVKQNRAELARGMATMEELHREIEKARKVLENLQQQIDSVSSRTSDARPSGARNDMSEHNGDVCERDGERSNGATDDVRRSERDGERGEANEAERNERDASENSGNFGRNDNGQNGSSDANSGRGVRDDFSSAGFGLAKEILLDFSENMSVRAWVSQWENVARLYKLTDTQSRVLLIGKLKGSALQWLHADATRFGESTSELVDQLLLAFGGNESKAELRRKFEARLWKPTEKFAVYFEEKRRLAREVNMEDDELLDGLIVGIPAINLRNQAKLQCFENPGRMLKAFANIMLPVRAAGEKKMHNAKDELASKETRCYNCNGKGHWARDCIKSKRTPGSCYGCGAMDHMISKCPQNKKDAANNYNA; via the exons ATGATAAACCAGGTGGAGGAAGAGCAAGAAATTCTGGACGAAGATGCGGAAGGGGCAGCGGTGGAGAAGCGAGTGAAGCAGAATCGGGCGGAACTGGCTCGTGGCATGGCAACTATGGAGGAGCTGCATCGTGAAATCGAGAAGGCAAGGAAGGTTCTCGAGAATCTTCAGCAGCAGATCGACAGCGTCAGTTCGAGAACAAGCGACGCGCGACCAAGCGGCGCCAGAAACGACATGTCTGAACATAACGGCGACGTGTGCGAAAGAGATGGCGAGCGTAGCAACGGTGCGACCGATGATGTCCGTAGGAGCGAAAGAGATGGCGAGCGAGGCGAAGCGAATGAGGCGGAGAGGAATGAAAGAGACGCCAGCGAGAATTCTGGAAATTTCGGACGAAACGACAACGGGCAAAACGGCAGCAGCGACGCTAACAGTGGAAGAGGCGTTCGAGACGATTTTTCGTCAGCCGGATTTGGCTTGGCAAAGGAAATCTTATTGGATTTTTCGGAAAACATGTCTGTTCGTGCCTGGGTCTCCCAATGGGAGAATGTTGCCAGATTGTATAAGCTAACGGACACCCAGAGTAGAGTTTTGCTGATTGGAAAACTGAAAGGCAGCGCGTTGCAGTGGCTACACGCGGATGCAACCCGGTTCGGAGAATCGACGAGTGAGCTGGTAGACCAGTTACTTCTTGCGTTTGGTGGCAACGAGTCGAAAGCAGAGTTGAGACGCAAATTCGAGGCGCGGCTATGGAAGCCAACTGAGAAGTTTGCAGTCTATTTCGAAGAAAAACGCAGGCTGGCACGAGAAGTCAACATGGAAGATGACGAGCTGCTGGACGGACTTATTGTTGGCATTCCGGCGATAAATCTACGCAATCAGGCCAAGCTTCAGTGTTTCGAGAACCCAGGAAGGATGCTTAAAGCATTTGCCAACATAATGTTGCCGGTAAGGGCTGCTGGAGAGAAGAAGATGCACAACGCGAAGGATGAGCTGGCGAGCAAGGAGACGCGTTGCTATAACTGCAACGGTAAAGGGCACTGGGCACGAGACTGCATCAAATCGAAGAGGACTCCTGGGTCTTGCTATGGATGTGGGGCGATGGATCACATGATCAGCAAGTGCCCCCAAAACAAGAAGGATGCGGCAAATAATTAC AATGCTTGA